In a single window of the Pocillopora verrucosa isolate sample1 chromosome 4, ASM3666991v2, whole genome shotgun sequence genome:
- the LOC131772660 gene encoding microfibril-associated glycoprotein 4-like: MKYLCEVLFFCFFVTVLSNSTKVSSKTARTDNDTKHHPHCGVNNNYFYAGPNSKKIENMFSDIQQQLTKLEQEIRNIKKNQTCEKQDGKAVYKNCAEVYKSGDKISGVYKINPDGLGEFEVFCDQTTAGGGWTVFQKRYSGAVDFFRVWDGYKQGFGNLNGEFWLGLDKIHRLTTNSRNKLRVDLEDLRGKTAFAEYSSFSVASERAKYLLGLGVYSGTAGDSLSYHRGLPFSTKDRDNDGSNLNCASRSKGAWWYKSCQYSNLNGPYMNSNYVGKGMRWYYWKKDRNTVKRSEMKIRPKDF, from the exons ATGAAATATCTCTGTGAAgttcttttcttctgttttttcgtGACGGTGCTTTCGAACTCGACGAAAGTGTCGTCTAAAACAGCAAGAACCGATAACGATACGAAACATCATCCGCATTGTGGTGTCAATAACAATTATTTCTACGCTGGTCCGAACtctaagaaaatagaaaatatgttttctgaCATTCAACAACAACTGACCAAACTCGAACAAGAAATCCGAAACATAAAGAAGAACCAAACTTGTGAGAAGCAGGATGGGAAAG CTGTTTATAAGAACTGCGCCGAAGTTTACAAGTCAGGCGACAAGATCAGTGGTGTATACAAAATCAATCCTGATGGTTTGGGAGAATTTGAAGTCTTCTGTGATCAGACAACAGCCGGTGGAGGATGGACGGTGTTTCAAAAGAGATATAGCGGTGCAGTAGATTTTTTCCGCGTTTGGGATGGCTACAAACAGGGCTTCGGCAATCTGAACGGCGAGTTTTGGCTCGGGctggacaagattcaccgcCTGACTACAAACAGCAGAAACAAGCTTCGTGTTGACTTGGAAGACTTGCGTGGTAAAACAGCCTTTGCAGAGTACAGTTCATTTTCTGTGGCGAGCGAAAGGGCGAAATACCTGCTGGGTTTGGGAGTTTATTCAG gcacGGCTGGTGATTCTCTCAGTTATCATCGCGGCTTACCATTCAGCACTAAAGATCGAGATAATGACGGCTCCAATCTCAACTGTGCCTCCCGCAGTAAAGGCGCTTGGTGGTACAAGAGTTGCCAGTACTCAAACCTCAATGGCCCGTACATGAATAGTAACTATGTCGGTAAAGGAATGAGGTGGTATTACTGGAAAAAAGATCGTAATACTGTAAAAAGATCTGAGATGAAAATTCGTCCAAAGGACTTCTAA